A window of Plectropomus leopardus isolate mb unplaced genomic scaffold, YSFRI_Pleo_2.0 unplaced_scaffold17927, whole genome shotgun sequence genomic DNA:
GAGACACGGATTTTTTCATAGATTGCTGCATGTGGTGTATGTCTTTCGGTCTGTTAAACCTGACTGTGGACAGATCGTTTGTATGTGGTATGGTGGATGGTTTTGGCAGGCTTTGGAGGAAACAAAGCTGGTCCTCAGTCTGTTTCACTTCCCTGATCTTCGTCATTGTCTTCTGCAGCTCGCTGATCTCTCGCTCCATGCTGTCGATAACCCCATCcgcctgtttttctgctgcctCCTGCTTCTCCTCGATCACTTTAACGAGCTCCGTCTGGCTCATCTGGATCTCAGAGACCAGCGCCGTCAAGTCCCGCACGCAGTTTGTGATCAcatctttgctttctttcttgctttcaGCTACTGACTCCTTCATGGTTTGCACCTTCTGCAGCCTCTCCTGGATCATCCGCTGCACTTTAACCTCAGTGTCCCCGAGGAGAGCCGTCATTTGGTAGTACGCTCGCTGCACAGGAACAACGTCATGATTTGCGTGATGCAAACCGGCGCAGACGTCGCACAGCAAAACCTCATCGTCTCTACAGAACAGGGTCAGGAGTCGGGTGTGCTCCGTGCAGATCCTGTCCTCGAGATTCGCCGAGGGGTTAATCAGCGTGTGTCTCTTCAGGCCGGCGGCTCTGTGATGAGGCTCCACATGGACGTCGCAGTAAGACGTCAGACACTCCAGACAGGATTTGACCGCCTCTTGCTGAGTATCAGTGCAAATATCGCACAGCACGGACCCAACACTGCAAGCTGACTGCTGGTCCGAGCTCATGATAGGAGCGTCTGTCACTTGAAGCGACTTGAACTGTGACGCCAGCTCAGAGATGAAAGTGTTGACCTTGAGCTCCGGTCTTCTTTCAAATGTGTCCTTACAGACCGGACAGCGGCTGACTTGCGTGTTGTCCCAGTAAGACGTGATACAGGACATGCAGAAGTTGTGTCCGCATGGAGTGGAAACCGGCTGAGTGAACACATCCAGGCAGATGTGACAACAAAGCTGCTCCTCAGATAAGAGACTGTTGATGGAGgccatttc
This region includes:
- the LOC121964963 gene encoding E3 ubiquitin-protein ligase TRIM39-like; translated protein: MASINSLLSEEQLCCHICLDVFTQPVSTPCGHNFCMSCITSYWDNTQVSRCPVCKDTFERRPELKVNTFISELASQFKSLQVTDAPIMSSDQQSACSVGSVLCDICTDTQQEAVKSCLECLTSYCDVHVEPHHRAAGLKRHTLINPSANLEDRICTEHTRLLTLFCRDDEVLLCDVCAGLHHANHDVVPVQRAYYQMTALLGDTEVKVQRMIQERLQKVQTMKESVAESKKESKDVITNCVRDLTALVSEIQMSQTELVKVIEEKQEAAEKQADGVIDSMEREISELQKTMTKIREVKQTEDQLCFLQSLPKPSTIPHTNDLSTVRFNRPKDIHHMQQSMKKSVSQLQMFLSRMNTEIQKLSDGTYDTTLSYVQQYEENILLDPETAHLRLIISSDRKRVRFGMDAGFRGNQIPSLNKFTVNLAVLGQRGFVKRFYFEVFVGGKTEWCLGVAKASVQRWDRVPQSHGVGLWAIWYLKGKVEAYSSPNVPVYFGKVERVGVFVDYDGGKISFYDVQTAALIHSFAECVFTEKLYPYFNPCDNEYGSNLGPMVIVPVNRTE